One genomic segment of Hordeum vulgare subsp. vulgare chromosome 2H, MorexV3_pseudomolecules_assembly, whole genome shotgun sequence includes these proteins:
- the LOC123430162 gene encoding uncharacterized protein LOC123430162: MALFSWAYSITGQSARICPRIKSTQFSMLSGNEIFQSAGAQVWNNRIYWPGMKPAQRIARHADGSCKQTRGVWYLPWFIHRGSRPFWLPEACTTSFQYWILQLLDVV; this comes from the exons ATGGCGCTGTTCTCTTGGGCGTACTCCATCACGGGGCAGTCGGCTAGGATCTGCCCAAGGAT AAAGAGCACGCAGTTCAGCATGTTGTCAGGCAACGAGATATTCCAGTCCGCGGGGGCGCAGGTCTGGAACAACCGGATCTACTGGCCTGGCATGAAGCCGGCGCAAAGGATTGCTCGACACGCGGATG GGAGCTGCAAACAAACACGGGGAGTGTGGTAcctgccatggttcatacaccgAGGGTCCAGGCCATTTTGGTTACCTGAAGCATGCACTACCAGTTTTCAATATTGGATTCTTCAACTTTTGGATGTAGTCTAG